Within Micromonospora parathelypteridis, the genomic segment CGGGACATCAGGTCGATGGTCTCGGTCCACTGCGCCTCGGTGTTCACCCCGGGCGGGCCCTCGCCGCCGAGCAGCGGCAGGTTGAGGGTGAGCTGCTTGGTGAGCACCTCGGGGGCGGGCTCGTTCTCGGCGAGCGCGACCATCGCGCTCACCGCTCCGGCCGGGTCGCGCGCGGCGTCGGACCAGGACTTCTGGGTGGCCCGGACGAACTTGCGGGCCAGCTCCGGGTCCTTCTGCAGGGTCTGGGTGTTGGCGATCAGGCCGGTGCCGAGCAGGTTCATCCCGTAGTCGGCGAAGAGCAGCACGTCGACCTTCTTGCCGGTCTTGCTCTCGATGGTGGGCGCCTGGTCGTGGAAGAAGCCCATGATCGCGTCGACCTTGCCCTCGGCCAGGGCTGCGATCTTGCCGGCGGCGTCCACGTTGACCACCTTGACGTCGTCCTTCTTGAGACCGTTCTTTTCCAACCAGGCCGGGAAGGTCGCGTAGAGCGCGTCGCCGGGGGTGCCGCCGACGGTCTTGCCCTTGAGGTCCGCCGGGGTCTTGATGTTCTCCTCGGTGAAGAACTCCACCGAGGAGGGACCCTTCTCCAGGTACGCGCCGAGGCTGCGCACCGGCATCCCGCTGGCCACCGACTTGAGCAGCACGGGGCTGTCCGCCCAGCCGAAGTCGGTCTGCTTCTGGGCGACCTGCTTGACCGTGTTGCCCGAGCCGTTGCCCGGCAGGATCTTCAGGTCGATGCCCTCGGCCGAGTAGTAGCCCTTCTGCAGGCCGTAGTAGAACGGCGCGTGCTCGCCGTAGGGCACCCAGTTGAGGGTGAGGGTGACCTGCTTGCTGCCGTCGGCGCCGGTCTTGCCGGCGGAGTCGTCCCCGCCGCAGCCGGTGGCGGCGAGGAGCAGGGCGGCGGTGGCCAGGATGGTGGTAGCGGTGCGTTTCATCGGTGCCTCCGTGATGGGGTCGGTCAGGAGGTGGTGAGTGACACGCTGGCGCGACGGCTGGCGTGCCACGGGATGAGCAGTGCCTCGGCGATCTCGACCAGGACGAACAGGACGATGCCGATGGCGGACATCAGGATCAGGTCGGCGAACAGCAGCGGGGCGTCGAGGTTGCCGTTGGCCAGCAACAGGACGTAGCCGAGCCCTTCGCTGGCACCGACGAACTCACCGACCACGGCACCGACCACCGCGAGGGTGACCGCCACCTTCAGGCCGGCCATCAGGTGCGGCAACGCGTTCGGGAAACGGATCTTGCGGAAGGTGCGCCACGGCCCGGCACCCATCGTGGCGGCGAGGTCGAGCAGCTCCGGATCGGTGGAGCGCAGCCCGGCCACGCCGGAGATGACCACCGGGAAGAACGCGATGA encodes:
- a CDS encoding ABC transporter substrate-binding protein, translating into MKRTATTILATAALLLAATGCGGDDSAGKTGADGSKQVTLTLNWVPYGEHAPFYYGLQKGYYSAEGIDLKILPGNGSGNTVKQVAQKQTDFGWADSPVLLKSVASGMPVRSLGAYLEKGPSSVEFFTEENIKTPADLKGKTVGGTPGDALYATFPAWLEKNGLKKDDVKVVNVDAAGKIAALAEGKVDAIMGFFHDQAPTIESKTGKKVDVLLFADYGMNLLGTGLIANTQTLQKDPELARKFVRATQKSWSDAARDPAGAVSAMVALAENEPAPEVLTKQLTLNLPLLGGEGPPGVNTEAQWTETIDLMSRYAELKDPGAPNAYWDSSYAAQG